Genomic segment of Bacteroides stercoris ATCC 43183:
GATTTATTTTTCTGGAGTCTTTTGTTTTTTTGTAGATTACAAGTTTAAGATTGCTGATTTATATTTTTTATATAGACTACAAGTATTGTTGTGCCGATTTAGTTTGCTATTTGCAGAACTTGATTTTAGAATAATATCATTTTATAATAAAGAAATAAAAGAAGAACTATTAGTGATTATTGTCATAGGCAATAGAATGGGTTGTACTGTTTCGCTAAGTAGTTGTTTTTAATAATTTTGTTATTAATAAATTTAGAGTATGTCTAATCAAGAGTCAAATAGTAAACGAATAGCTAAAAATACGTTGTTACTCTATTTTAGAATGATTCTTATCATGGTGGTTTCTTTATATACCAGTAGAGTTATTCTGAATGAATTAGGGGTAGAAGATTTTGGTATTTATAATTTGGTGGCTGGTGTAGTTGTATTATTTTCTTTTTTAAGTAATGCCATGGTTACCGCTACGCAGCGGTATTTGAGCGTAGCCATCGGAAAAGGAGATGAAAAATATATCCAGTCTATTTTCTCTACTTCACTTCTTTCTCATTTTATTTTAATTCTTTTTATTGTTTTTGTTGCAGAAACGGTTGGACTTTGGTTTGTAAATACTAAGTTGGAAATTCCTGTGGATAGAATGTATGCTACCAATGTAATTTATCAGTTAGCAATTGCTACAACCAGTGTGAATATTATTCGTATTCCTTATAATGCTAGTATTATAGCTAATGAGCGGATGGCCTTCTTTGCCTATATAAGTATTGTGGAAACATTCTTAAAGCTGTTGGTTGTATGGGTATTGGCAATAACATCAGGTGATAAACTAGTTGTTTATTCTGTTTTATTGTTGCTAGTTGTTATTATTATCGATATTGCTTATTGGTATTATTGTCATAGATTTCTTGTAGCTAATAAATTTTATTTGAAAACAAATAAAAAACTTTTTGTGGAATTAACGAGTTTTTCTGTCTGGAATTTATTTGGCGGATTGGCAGATGTGGGCTATAAGCAAGGAACTAATATAATTTTAAATCTTTTTTGGGGAGTATCGATCAATGCAGTATTAGGTATTACCAATCAAATACGTAATGCTGTTGTTTCTTTTATTGGAAATTTGCAGTTGGCTGTTAATCCTCAAATAGTAAAATCTTATGCTTTGGGTGATTATGAATATTTTAAAACATTGGTATACCGTATATCTAAATATTCCTATTTTTTAATGTTGATAATTGTATTTCCTATAATTTTCAATATTGACTTAATATTAGAGATATGGTTAGAAAATCCTCCTAAGCATACAGCTGTTTTTGCGATATTAACTTCTGTATTTTGTTTGGTTGACTCTTTAACAGGACCATTATGGGCAGCCATGCAAGCAGGTGGAAAAATTAAAAGATTTCAAATTGTTACTGGTATTTGCTTATTATTGAATTTACCTGTTAGTTATTTGTTTTTAATGTATGGATATGTTCCAAGTGTAGTCTTAATTATACAAATTGTTATTACAGGTTTTACAGTCGGAGTTCGTGTCTTGTTTGTTAAATATTACTTGCAATTCTCAATTCGTAACTATGTTAGGGAGGTGATATTTCCCATTGTGTTTGTAACAGCATTATCTTTACCTATAGCCTTATACATCTATGCAGGAACAGGAGGATATTATAGATTGCTTTTATTTATATTATTTGTGCCTATTATGTGCTGTATAATATATGTTTGTGGAACGTGTAAAAGTGAAAAAGAAATGGTTATGCGAACAATACGAACTAAATTTCTAAAGAGAAAATAGTAGTATTTTGTTGGTAAAAACGTTTGAAGAAATGATTAAAAATTATATTAATGAATAATATTTCTCATATACATTCATGTTATGGTTGCGCTGTTTGTGCAATTGCTTGTCCTAAAAAGATAATTGACGTTCGTCTTAATTCTAATGGTTTCTATGAACCTTATATTACAGATGGAGCCAAATGTGTAAATTGTGGATTGTGCCTTGAAGTGTGTTCTTATAATCACTCAGAAATAGCTTTGAATGAACTTCCAAAAGTTTCTTATGGAGCATGGAGTAAGGAAAAAAGTGTGCGGCATATATGTGCTAGTGGTGGCGTTGGATTCGAAATTGGGAGATATCTGATTGGCAAGGGGTATAAAGCTATAGGGGTAAAATATGATGTTAAAAGAGCTAAAGCCGAACATTATGTCGCTTCTTCTGTAGATGAGTTTATTTTATCTATGGGGAGTAAGTATATCCAAAGCTATACATTGTCAGGATTTAAGGAGATCAATAGAAAGGACAAATTTTTGGTTTCTGGAACTCCTTGTCAGATAGATTCGCTTCGCCGTTATATCAATAAAATGAAGTGTCAGGAAAATTTTGTGTTATTGGACTTTTTTTGTCACGGTGTGCCAAGTAAATTTGTTTGGGATAAATATATTAAGGAACAACAGGATAAATTGGGAAATATAGATTTTGTATCCTGGAGAAACAAACAGAATGGATGGCATGATTCATGGGCGATGACTATTAGTCCATCAGATAGAGGAGAAGTTGTTGATTGGTATGATTCTTACAATTTATTAATAAAAGAGAAAAAAGGATGTGTTAATTCTCGATGGACCCAAGGAGATACCTTTTATAATATGTTTTTAGGTAATAACTGCTTGGGTAAAGCATGTTATAAATATTGTAAATTCAAATATGATCATTCATCTGCAGATATTCGTATTGGTGATATGTGGGGAGAGACTTATGCTAAAGAAGACAAAGGTGTAACCGCTTGCGTTGCATTTACTCAACAAGGAATGGATGTGTTGAATAATGTGAATTGTGAATTAGTTGAGTATCCATTTGCAAGAGTAGCAGAAGGGCAAATAAAAACTAAGATAAAATATCCTATGGGATGGTCATTTGTTATTTTTTTTGCTAAATTACAATCCGTTTCAATGAAACAATTGGTCTTTTTTAGTAGAATTATAGGGAAGTTTAATAAAATCTTTAAATAATAATATGCAACAAGCACTGATAGTAACTATTTTTACTGTACCTAATTTTGGCAGTGTTCTACAAACATATGCTACGCAATGTGTTGTAGAACAGTTTGGATATAAGTGTCGGGTACTTAACTATGATCATAATAGAGGAGAATGGGCTAAAGGACATGGAGTACCAGAAATGAGTTTTAAAAGTAAAGTAGGAAATTGGTTGGGCTTGAAAGCTAAACACCGTAAGGCGAAACTTTTGAAAAAATTTGTAAAAAGCCATATTCATCTTACCTCACCTTATGGTACTCTGAAAGATATGGAAGAAAATGAAGGTACTATGTATGATGTTTATATTATAGGAAGTGATCAAGTATGGAATACTAAATACACGAATTGTGACCCTACTTTTCTTTTGGAATTTGCTCATACGGATAAGAAGAAAATATCTATAGCATCTAGTTTTGCATGTAAATTATTAGATGGAAAATATATAGAAATATTTAGAAAAGAACTTTCTAAGTTTTCTGCTTTATCTGTAAGAGAAGCGCATGGTATAGAAATTTTGTCACAGTTAGGCTTGAGAAATTCACAATTAGTTTTAGATCCAACGTTGTTGCTTAGTGCTAATCAGTGGGATGTTCTACGTAAGAAATCTTTGAAATCAGAAAAATATATACTATTATATTTACTAAGATATGCTTTCGAACCGTGTCCGTATATATATGATGTGTTAAAATATTATCAAGATAAGTTGCAGTGTAAAA
This window contains:
- a CDS encoding lipopolysaccharide biosynthesis protein; the encoded protein is MSNQESNSKRIAKNTLLLYFRMILIMVVSLYTSRVILNELGVEDFGIYNLVAGVVVLFSFLSNAMVTATQRYLSVAIGKGDEKYIQSIFSTSLLSHFILILFIVFVAETVGLWFVNTKLEIPVDRMYATNVIYQLAIATTSVNIIRIPYNASIIANERMAFFAYISIVETFLKLLVVWVLAITSGDKLVVYSVLLLLVVIIIDIAYWYYCHRFLVANKFYLKTNKKLFVELTSFSVWNLFGGLADVGYKQGTNIILNLFWGVSINAVLGITNQIRNAVVSFIGNLQLAVNPQIVKSYALGDYEYFKTLVYRISKYSYFLMLIIVFPIIFNIDLILEIWLENPPKHTAVFAILTSVFCLVDSLTGPLWAAMQAGGKIKRFQIVTGICLLLNLPVSYLFLMYGYVPSVVLIIQIVITGFTVGVRVLFVKYYLQFSIRNYVREVIFPIVFVTALSLPIALYIYAGTGGYYRLLLFILFVPIMCCIIYVCGTCKSEKEMVMRTIRTKFLKRK
- a CDS encoding Coenzyme F420 hydrogenase/dehydrogenase, beta subunit C-terminal domain, producing MNNISHIHSCYGCAVCAIACPKKIIDVRLNSNGFYEPYITDGAKCVNCGLCLEVCSYNHSEIALNELPKVSYGAWSKEKSVRHICASGGVGFEIGRYLIGKGYKAIGVKYDVKRAKAEHYVASSVDEFILSMGSKYIQSYTLSGFKEINRKDKFLVSGTPCQIDSLRRYINKMKCQENFVLLDFFCHGVPSKFVWDKYIKEQQDKLGNIDFVSWRNKQNGWHDSWAMTISPSDRGEVVDWYDSYNLLIKEKKGCVNSRWTQGDTFYNMFLGNNCLGKACYKYCKFKYDHSSADIRIGDMWGETYAKEDKGVTACVAFTQQGMDVLNNVNCELVEYPFARVAEGQIKTKIKYPMGWSFVIFFAKLQSVSMKQLVFFSRIIGKFNKIFK
- a CDS encoding polysaccharide pyruvyl transferase family protein, producing the protein MQQALIVTIFTVPNFGSVLQTYATQCVVEQFGYKCRVLNYDHNRGEWAKGHGVPEMSFKSKVGNWLGLKAKHRKAKLLKKFVKSHIHLTSPYGTLKDMEENEGTMYDVYIIGSDQVWNTKYTNCDPTFLLEFAHTDKKKISIASSFACKLLDGKYIEIFRKELSKFSALSVREAHGIEILSQLGLRNSQLVLDPTLLLSANQWDVLRKKSLKSEKYILLYLLRYAFEPCPYIYDVLKYYQDKLQCKIIALEGYEGHDPYVKNLKIEDATESTISEFLDYFAQASLVVTSSFHGTAFALNYGVPLLSITPTNGDDRQSSLLEQVKLNQCRLRVNEEITHANPFYDKEQEQINLGKLRKESLDWIEANL